In Pseudomonas sp. P5_109, the genomic window CGAGGTTTGTGGCCAATCGTTGTAGCGGGAAGAGTGACGGTCGTGCTCGCCGACGACTTCTTGCAGGAACACCAGGTCTGCCGACGTACTGCGCACCGCTTCACGCAGCTCGGGGAGGATGAAGCGCCGGTTGAGCGCGGTAAATCCCTTGTGGGTATTGACCGTCAGCACGCGAAGCCGATGAATGGCCGCAGGCGTGTTCAATGGCATTGATTCGGCTTCCTGCCGTTTTGAATGACTGGCCACATGCACTCCTCTGATTCAGGGCTGCTTATGTATGCGACTGAGGTGACGGCGTGCAGTTCAGTCTGAAGGATGGCGATTTCAAACCAGGACGATTTCATAAGGCAAACGGATACGCTCCAGCAGCGTTCGCGGCAGCAACGGCGCAAGGCCGATGGCCGGTTCGCCGTCGAGCTGGCTGGCATAGGCATGGATGGCGTGGCTCTTGCGGGCGACTGTCCAGGTATCGAGGCGCACCTTGCGCGCGCGATGCCAGGGAATCAGCTCGCGGTCCCGGGCCGGCCAGTGCCAGGCCCGGAACGGTACGTCGTGGTAGGTTGCCCCGGCGATGGCCGCCGCCCTGGCGCTGGCCCGGCCGACGGTGTCGTGGTCGACGTTGCCGTCCTCGCACCAGGTGCTGAACACCACATCGCCGGGGCGCAGGTAGCGCGTGATGAACTGGACGATCTGTTCTTCGTGTTCCACCAGGGCGTTATCGGTAAACCCGCCACGAATCCACTTCAGGCTGTGCATTGGCAGCCCGAGACGGCGTATGGCTTCAACGCTTTCCTGGGGGCGAAAAACACTGAGGCGTTTTTCCGACCACTGCCGGGAGCCCGGATGGCTGGCGCTGCCGTCGGTGATCGAGATCAATTGCAGTGGGTGGCCGAGGTTGCTGAGCAATTGCAGCAGGCCGCCGCAGGCCACGACTTCATCGCCGGGGTGCGGGGCAATGAACACCGCGCGTGCGCCGCTGGGCACCAGGGATTGGGTGCTGATGACCGCAATGCTGTCCAGTTGCGGGGCACTGTTCCAGATCTGTGATGGCAGGCTGGCTTCGCTGACGGAAACGGATTTCATGGGTATTACGTCCTTGTTCTGCTTCGCCTTCAGTCGTGCGCGGGTCTGGCCCGGCCGACCCGTGAGGGCT contains:
- a CDS encoding PIG-L deacetylase family protein, producing the protein MKSVSVSEASLPSQIWNSAPQLDSIAVISTQSLVPSGARAVFIAPHPGDEVVACGGLLQLLSNLGHPLQLISITDGSASHPGSRQWSEKRLSVFRPQESVEAIRRLGLPMHSLKWIRGGFTDNALVEHEEQIVQFITRYLRPGDVVFSTWCEDGNVDHDTVGRASARAAAIAGATYHDVPFRAWHWPARDRELIPWHRARKVRLDTWTVARKSHAIHAYASQLDGEPAIGLAPLLPRTLLERIRLPYEIVLV